In Musa acuminata AAA Group cultivar baxijiao chromosome BXJ3-11, Cavendish_Baxijiao_AAA, whole genome shotgun sequence, one DNA window encodes the following:
- the LOC135652275 gene encoding putative invertase inhibitor, whose protein sequence is MGKACNQTLDSGFCITSLQAVPKSDSADLSALALIALNLTYSNVTSSTTKLLALQREATSPAIKNSFEACSLLYNNIIQPLRWASQFFVSKHYDVAQAMFATPLFAPTNCAEAAGKVMEQDGKNAFYLMLMTRKFMELSSS, encoded by the coding sequence ATGGGGAAGGCGTGCAATCAGACGCTCGACTCCGGCTTCTGCATCACGTCTCTCCAAGCCGTCCCCAAAAGCGACTCCGCTGACCTCTCCGCCCTCGCCCTCATCGCCCTTAACCTCACCTACTCCAACGTCACGAGCTCCACCACCAAATTGCTGGCTCTGCAGCGCGAAGCTACCAGCCCCGCCATCAAGAACTCGTTCGAGGCCTGCTCGTTGCTCTACAACAACATCATCCAGCCGCTGCGGTGGGCGTCGCAGTTCTTCGTGTCGAAGCACTATGATGTCGCCCAGGCCATGTTCGCAACGCCTCTCTTTGCCCCGACGAACTGCGCGGAAGCTGCGGGAAAGGTGATGGAGCAGGACGGCAAGAACGCGTTCTACCTCATGCTGATGACTCGAAAATTCATGGAGCTCTCGAGTTCGTAG